In Populus trichocarpa isolate Nisqually-1 chromosome 16, P.trichocarpa_v4.1, whole genome shotgun sequence, a genomic segment contains:
- the LOC7482592 gene encoding B3 domain-containing transcription repressor VAL2, whose amino-acid sequence MASSSIKSCMNVTCGVSTSSSGGWRKGWALRSGDFAILCDNCGSAYEQSVFCEVFHSKDSGWRECTSCGKRLHCGCIASKSLLELLDGGGVNCTSCSKSAGVSSVNGDEKTNGFGMSKVDDAGELQSASADNQLTTETKLMQLGNCIDRIATRNLLQLQSSETDGSYRKMKQEDIIPPVGEIASTSFLNFNHISNASSQTAKPEIHKTTAAKDLYESLAQTNLSISLGSSLGNPNPFPGGVVDERVLAKASSPLQQGPRSRHLLPKPPKPALVLDANAGMVSQIRVARPPAEGRGRNQLLPRYWPRITDQELQQISGDPNSTIVPLFEKVLSASDAGRIGRLVLPKACAEAYFPPISQPEGLPLRIQDVKGKEWVFQFRFWPNNNSRMYVLEGVTPCIQSMKLQAGDTVTFSRMDPEGKLVMGFRKASNSIAMQDTQPSAIPNGVPSSESYFAGVFENLPIISGYSGLLHSLKGSTDTHLSALSKHLHSASGDISWHKSEKQEARTRDGLLLPSLLAPERKRLRNIGSKSKRLLIDSLDALELKVTWEEAQDLLRPEPSIKPSIVTIEDHDFEEYEEPPVFGKTSIFVVRSIGGQEQWAQCDSCSKWRRLPIDVLLPPKWTCVDNAWDQSRCSCSAPDELAPRELENLLRLTKDFKKRRITSSHRPAQEHESSGLDALANAAILGDAGEQSTTAVAATTKHPRHRPGCSCIVCIQPPSGKGKHKPTCTCNVCMTVKRRFKTLMMRKKKRQSEREAEIAQRIQHMSGPKDEADVESSSKLASTPMDPSDNEARSGNELESKSQTNNLSNKLADSGKGHLDLNCHPGREEDSQAGLARMSMTSLLQVASLPLETYLKQNGLVSLSEQQASSASHVPPQAGENGGRIDGDCQPASVAQEQESGGEEDDEPGPDQSQTDLL is encoded by the exons atggcgTCGTCGTCGATTAAGAGCTGCATGAATGTAACATGTGGAGTCTCGACGTCGAGTTCTGGCGGGTGGAGAAAAGGGTGGGCTCTGCGATCTGGTGATTTCGCCATTCTCTGCGATAACTGCGg GTCCGCGTATGAGCAATCAGTTTTTTGTGAGGTTTTCCACTCAAAGGATTCTGGGTGGAGGGAGTGCACTTCGTGCGGAAAG CGTCTCCATTGTGGATGCATTGCATCCAAGTCTCTGCTCGAGCTACTTGATGGCGGGGGTGTGAACTGTACAAGCTGTTCTAAAAGTGCAGGAGTCAGTTCT GTGAATGGTGATGAAAAAACTAATGGATTTGGTATGTCAAAAGTTGATGATGCTGGGGAACTGCAATCTGCTTCTGCTGACAACCAGTTAACAACCGAAACAAAGCTGATGCAGTTAGGTAATTGTATTGATCGTATTGCCACGAGAAATTTGCTCCAGTTACAGAGTAGTGAGACAGACGGGTCTTACAGGAAAATGAAACAGGAGGATATAATACCTCCTGTGGGAGAAATTGCAAGTACaagtttcttgaattttaacCACATATCCAATGCATCATCTCAAACTGCCAAACCAGAGATTCATAAAACCACTGCTGCAAAAGATTTATATGAATCACTAGCACAAACAAACTTGAGTATCAGTCTTGGTTCTTCTTTAGGAAACCCAAATCCTTTTCCTGGAGGTGTTGTCGATGAAAGGGTACTGGCGAAGGCATCCTCTCCACTCCAACAGGGGCCCAGGTCTCGCCATCTATTGCCAAAGCCTCCAAAGCCAGCCCTTGTTCTGGATGCAAATGCGGGCATGGTCTCACAGATACGTGTTGCTAGGCCACCTGCTGAAGGACGGGGACGGAATCAGTTGCTTCCTCGTTATTGGCCTAGGATTACAGATCAAGAATTGCAGCAAATATCTGGAGA TCCAAACTCTACCATTGTCCCATTGTTTGAAAAGGTTCTCAGTGCGAGTGATGCTGGTCGCATTGGCCGATTGGTTCTCCCTAAAGCATGTGCTGAA GCATATTTTCCTCCCATCTCTCAACCTGAAGGTCTTCCTTTACGGATTCAAGATGTGAAGGGGAAAGAGTGGGTATTTCAGTTCAGGTTCTGGCCTAACAATAACAGCAGGATGTACGTCTTGGAGGGTGTAACTCCATGTATACAGTCCATGAAATTGCAAGCTGGAGATACTG TGACATTTAGCCGTATGGATCCAGAAGGAAAACTTGTCATGGGATTTAGAAAAGCATCAAACTCTATTGCAATGCAG GACACCCAACCATCTGCCATTCCTAATGGTGTTCCTTCAAGTGAAAGTTACTTTGCGGGTGTTTTTGAGAACCTACCTATAATAAGTGGTTACTCTGGTCTTCTCCATTCACTAAAGGGAAGCACCGATACACACTTAAGTGCACTGTCCAAACATCTGCATTCAGCTAGTGGTGATATTAGCTGGCATAAATCTGAGAAGCAAGAAGCCAGGACAAGGGATGGCTTGCTGCTACCATCATTGCTGGCTCCTGAGAGAAAAAGGTTGCGAAATATTGGGTCTAAAAGTAAGAGGCTGCTAATCGATAGCCTAGATGCTTTGGAGCTCAAAGTTACATGGGAAGAGGCGCAGGATTTACTTCGCCCGGAACCAAGTATCAAGCCTAGCATTGTAACCATCGAGGATCATGATTTTGAAGAATATGAA GAACCACCGGTTTTTGGGAAGACGAGTATCTTCGTAGTTCGTTCAATTGG AGGACAAGAGCAATGGGCTCAGTGTGATAGTTGCTCCAAGTGGCGAAGGTTGCCGATTGATGTTCTTCTACCGCCTAAGTGGACATGCGTGGACAATGCCTGGGATCAAAGCAG GTGTTCTTGCTCTGCTCCAGATGAATTGGCCCCGAGGGAGTTGGAAAATCTTCTAAGACTGACCAAGG attTCAAGAAACGGAGAATTACAAGCAGCCATCGTCCAGCCCAGGAGCATGAATCTTCTGGTCTGGATGCTCTGGCCAATGCTGCGATCCTTGGGGACGCGGGTGAGCAAAGCACCACTGCTGTTGCAGCCACAACCAAACACCCCAGGCATCGTCCTGGCTGCTCATGCATTGTGTGTATCCAGCCCCCAAGTGGGAAGGGGAAGCACAAGCCTACATGCACATGTAATGTCTGCATGACAGTTAAACGCCGTTTCAAAACCTTAATGATGCGCAAAAAGAAGCGTCAATCAGAGCGTGAAGCAGAGATTGCTCAGAGGATTCAGCATATGTCCGGTCCTAAAGATGAAGCAGACGTAGAGAGTAGCTCTAAGCTTGCATCGACGCCTATGGATCCTTCAGATAATGAAGCCAGGTCAGGGAATGAGTTAGAATCCAAAAGCCAAACCAATAATCTATCAAACAAATTGGCCGACTCAGGCAAGGGACATCTAGATTTAAACTGCCATCCTGGCCGTGAAGAAGACTCACAAGCAGGGTTAGCACGGATGAGCATGACAAGTCTTCTTCAAGTAGCAAGCCTTCCATTGGAGACATACTTGAAGCAGAATGGTCTCGTAAGTTTATCCGAACAACAAGCAAGTTCTGCATCGCATGTACCACCACAAGCTGGGGAAAACGGAGGGAGAATTGATGGGGATTGCCAACCTGCTTCGGTTGCTCAAGAGCAGGAGAGCGGAGGCGAAGAGGATGATGAACCTGGACCAGACCAAAGCCAAACTGACCTTCTATAA
- the LOC7482593 gene encoding putative pentatricopeptide repeat-containing protein At3g16710, mitochondrial yields the protein MSMSLPSPCSPLSEFLPSPSLSNHPVFFNNTSKLCCHKFSSLKLVFIPAASLSTTKSYPTETTVLHSPILGNKEQRLYPKEGEEHKGLPMKEEEQESLDFDEKASKFQVLDLLNAVKALPCKERVDYIVRVLDKEIGFFNISDFNDVLMALVTANESDLVLKLYSGLSCYSLEPNSWTFSIMVRCHCKKKDPGEAKRVLDQMMQKGFNPNVATLTILINSFCKMGQLQNTFQVFEVMDRIGCKPNIQTYNCLLKGMCYVGRIEEAFELMEDIKKTTVEPDIYTYTAMMDGFCKVGRSDEAMELLNEAMEMGLAPNVVTFNTLLDGYAKEGRPLKGFGVLKLMKQRKCMPDYISYSTLLHGLLLWGKVLAGLRIFNEMEGSGLEADERLMNSLVRGLCRKSIKENDLVEVAYEVFEKMKKRGFVIEQSTYALVIQALWVAKKVDDAFINLHQMVRLGYIPRLITINNVIRALCVGGKVDKAFYVLVLMYENSKIPSRMSYDLLIHELNRQERTLGACNVYGAALVRGVVPHKKPRR from the coding sequence ATGTCGATGTCTTTGCCTTCTCCATGCTCTCCGCTGTCTGAATTCCTTCCATCTCCTTCACTTAGCAACCACCCCGTTTTCTTCAACAACACCAGCAAGCTCTGTTGCCACAAATTTTCTAGCCTCAAGCTTGTTTTCATTCCAGCAGCGTCACTATCCACCACAAAATCGTATCCCACAGAAACCACAGTGTTACATAGTCCAATTCTTGGTAACAAGGAGCAAAGATTATACCCAAAAGAGGGTGAGGAACATAAGGGCTTGcctatgaaagaagaagaacaagaaagcCTGGATTTTGATGAGAAAGCTAGTAAATTTCAGGTACTGGATCTTTTAAATGCAGTAAAAGCATTACCATGTAAAGAAAGAGTTGATTACATTGTCAGGGTTCTTGATAAAGAGATTGGATTTTTTAACATCTCAGACTTCAATGATGTTCTCATGGCTTTGGTCACAGCCAATGAGTCTGATCTTGTCTTGAAATTGTACTCGGGTTTATCATGTTACAGTTTAGAGCCAAATTCTTGGACATTTTCAATCATGGTCAGGTGTCATTGCAAGAAAAAGGACCCTGGTGAGGCCAAAAGGGTTTTAGACCAGATGATGCAAAAAGGGTTTAATCCAAATGTTGCAACATTGACCATACTAATCAATTCATTCTGCAAAATGGGTCAATTGCAGAATACCTTTCAAGTTTTTGAGGTCATGGACAGGATTGGGTGCAAGCCAAACATTCAAACATACAATTGCTTGTTAAAGGGGATGTGTTATGTGGGGAGAATAGAGGAAGCATTCGAGCTAATGGAAGATATCAAGAAAACCACTGTAGAGCCGGATATTTATACATATACTGCCATGATGGATGGCTTTTGTAAGGTAGGCAGATCAGATGAGGCAATGGAGTTGCTAAATGAGGCTATGGAGATGGGGTTGGCACCAAATGTGGTCACTTTTAACACCCTGTTAGATGGATATGCCAAGGAAGGGAGACCATTGAAAGGGTTTGGTGTGCTGAAGTTAATGAAACAGAGAAAATGCATGCCTGATTATATTAGCTACAGCACATTGCTGCATGGTTTGTTGCTCTGGGGAAAAGTTCTAGCCGGGTTGAGAATTTTCAATGAAATGGAGGGGAGTGGACTTGAAGCGGATGAGAGGTTGATGAATAGTCTTGTTAGAGGTTTATGTAGGAAATCTATTAAAGAAAATGACCTAGTTGAGGTTGCCTATGAAGTGTTCGAGAAAATGAAGAAACGGGGTTTTGTCATAGAGCAGAGCACATATGCCTTAGTGATTCAAGCTCTTTGGGTGGCTAAGAAAGTTGACGATGCTTTTATCAATTTGCACCAGATGGTTAGATTGGGATATATTCCTAGATTAATCACCATTAACAACGTAATTCGAGCACTTTGTGTCGGAGGAAAGGTAGACAAGGCATTTTATGTTCTAGTTCTCATGTATGAAAATAGTAAAATCCCAAGTAGAATGTCCTATGACTTACTGATTCATGAGTTGAATCGGCAGGAAAGGACTTTGGGCGCATGTAATGTCTATGGTGCTGCATTAGTTCGAGGTGTGGTTCCCCACAAAAAGCCTCGACGATGA
- the LOC18106359 gene encoding probable serine/threonine-protein kinase PBL1: MSWCLKVSRIECNKMGCFTVLKCKKKRPEPSVSIKRVSPKEQIPTTLPEPQVPTRSLQSAPPSFRTRVKPVQPENKVPSNRARALSAPESLDAAEQDALASAEYDEQEESKNRIGISKEQRLPGPQPLPLPSPQGGAILKPMSSFKSVNSSGSLYASGPLPLPRSGTYSGTLRNFPYEEIQSACCNFSSDRCVSEGLSSIMFRASFGDDTASSKKFEASVIRLNPSPQGLKEFINEVNTLASLQHPNLCKLLGYNARDGSDQRMLVYERLYHGSLDRLLYGRSDGPPIDWNTRMKIALCAAQGLAFLHEEGPFQAMYNEFSTANIQIDKDFSAKLSGYGCVGHIPETEISNSTAAAANLSVETVERGLLTPKSNVWSFGIFLLELLTGRKNLDSRHPREERNLVKWTRPFLADDCRLSLIMDPQLKCRFPAKAARTLADIALRCLQKDPLERPTMRTIVEHLKVIQDMKYSSRFPLQEPAAVAGKQMSRSPSLNGIITPAPRLSFSPSPPSRARPSISPTRPRALPPSLPPRACSSTLSLEELERQESRKSSSSAVRRPGVEGF; encoded by the exons ATGAGCTGGTGTTTAAag GTTTCAAGAATTGAATGTAATAAGATGGGTTGTTTCACTGTTTTAAAGTGCAAAAAGAAAAGGCCTGAGCCGTCAGTTTCCATCAAGCGTGTCAGTCCTAAGGAGCAAATACCAACTACTCTACCTGAGCCACAGGTCCCAACACGTTCATTGCAGTCAGCACCCCCTAGTTTTCGGACCAGAGTGAAGCCTGTTCAACCAGAAAACAAAGTACCTAGCAACAGGGCACGGGCATTATCGGCTCCAGAAAGCCTTGATGCAGCAGAACAAGATGCTCTTGCATCAGCTGAATATGATGAGCAAGAGGAGTCAAAAAACCGAATTGGAATTTCAAAGGAACAACGGCTACCGGGTCCACAACCTCTTCCACTCCCTTCACCTCAGGGTGGTGCTATACTGAAGCCTATGAGTAGCTTTAAATCAGTGAATAGCAGTGGCTCTCTTTATGCTTCTGGTCCGTTGCCACTGCCTCGCAGTGGAACATACAGTGGAACACTCAGGAACTTTCCATATGAAGAAATTCAATCTGCTTGCTGCAATTTCTCCTCAGATCGATGTGTCTCTGAAGGCCTTTCTTCCATAATGTTCAGGGCTTCCTTTGGAGATGATACTGCAAGTTCGAAGAAGTTTGAAGCTAGTGTTATTCGCCTTAACCCATCTCCTCAG ggtttaaaagaatttattaatgAGGTTAATACCCTTGCATCTTTGCAACATCCAAACTTATGCAAGTTGCTTGGTTATAATGCACGTGATGGCTCAGACCAGAGAATGCTGGTCTATGAGAGGCTTTATCATGGAAGCTTGGACCGGTTACTGTATGGAAGGTCTGATGGCCCTCCCATTGACTGGAATACCAGGATGAAAATTGCTTTATGTGCTGCGCAAGGTCTTGCTTTCTTGCATGAAGAAGGGCCTTTCCAG GCAATGTACAATGAGTTTTCTACCGCCAACATACAAATTGACAAAGACTTTAGTGCAAAGCTTTCAGGATATGGTTGTGTTGGCCACATCCCTGAAACAGAGATCTCTAACAGTACAGCG GCTGCCGCAAATCTCTCTGTAGAGACAGTAGAGAGAGGGCTATTGACTCCGAAGAGCAATGTATGGAGCTTTggaatttttcttcttgaactGCTCACTGGCCGGAAAAATCTTGATAGTCGTCATCCTAGAGAAGAGAGGAACTTGGTCAAGTGGACCCGGCCATTTCTAGCTGATGACTGTCGACTATCATTGATTATGGATCCTCAACTAAAATGCCGTTTCCCTGCAAAAGCAGCCCGCACATTGGCAGACATTGCTCTAAGATGTCTTCAGAAGGATCCTTTAGAAAGACCAACTATGAGAACCATTGTGGAACATCTCAAAGTCATACAAGACATGAAATACTCCAGTCGCTTTCCTCTGCAAGAGCCAGCAGCAGTTGCTGGTAAACAAATGTCCAGATCTCCTAGTCTCAATGGGATCATCACCCCAGCACCAAGGTTAAGTTTCTCACCATCTCCACCATCCAGAGCCCGGCCATCCATTTCCCCTACCAGGCCTCGAGCATTGCCTCCGTCTCTACCTCCCCGTGCTTGTTCCTCAACTCTCTCTCTTGAGGAGCTAGAACGGCAAGAAAGCAGGAAATCATCTTCGTCGGCTGTTCGAAGGCCAGGTGTTGAAGGATTTTGA
- the LOC7472473 gene encoding uncharacterized protein LOC7472473, producing the protein MARTTTATLSSPYCILHRSSFSSKPSFLPLRIFPKTPSPPTFPRIYALSSNDIKVGSNIEVDGAPWRVLEFLHVKPGKGAAFVRTKMRNYVTGNTVDKTFRAGSTIEEANVFKEAKQFTYKDGVQFVFMDLSTFEEYRLNEADVGDKTKWLKEGMDCNLLFWNGKVIDFELPITVQLTVVDVDPGLKGDTAQGGTKPATLDTGAVVNVPLFVNIGAEILVDTRTGQYMSRA; encoded by the exons ATGGCGCGAACTACAACTGCCACTCTCTCTTCACCTTACTGCATCCTTCACCGTTCCTCCTTTTCATCTAAGCCCTCCTTTCTTCCATTGCGCATTTTCCCCAAAACACCATCGCCCCCCACTTTTCCAA GGATTTATGCTTTGTCTAGTAATGATATCAAAGTGGGCTCCAACATTGAAGTTGATGGGGCTCCTTGGCGAGTCCTAg AGTTTCTGCATGTAAAACCAGGAAAGGGGGCGGCATTTGTGAGGACCAAGATGCGTAATTATGTTACAGGAAATACTGTTGATAAAACTTTCCGAGCTGGAAGTACG ATTGAAGAGGCAAATGTATTCAAGGAGGCAAAGCAGTTCACGTACAAAGATGGAGTTCAGTTTGTTTTCATGGACTTG AGTACTTTTGAAGAATACCGTCTCAATGAGGCAGATGTCGGAGATAAGACAAAGTGGCTAAAAGAGGGAATGGACTGCAATTTGCTATTTTGGAATGGAAAA GTTATTGATTTTGAACTTCCAATCACAGTTCAACTGACTGTTGTTGATGTGGATCCTGGGCTCAAAGGTGACACTGCTCAAG GTGGAACAAAGCCAGCAACTCTGGACACAGGTGCTGTAGTTAATGTTCCATTGTTTGTTAACATCGGCGCAGAAATATTGGTAGACACAAGAACTGGACAATACATGAGCAGGGCATGA